The following proteins are encoded in a genomic region of uncultured Ilyobacter sp.:
- a CDS encoding sucrose-specific PTS transporter subunit IIBC, translating into MDYKKMAQEIIIGIGGRENISSAAHCATRLRLVLNDETNVNKESIEKIEGVKGAFSTAGQYQIILGQGIVNKVYAEMTGMGEIKASSKSEATKEAMKNLNVVQKIARTLSNIFVPVIPAIVASGLLMGLLGMGARFNWFDSSSDMFALLDMFSNAAFVFLPVLIAFSAAREFECNPYLAAALGGILIHPALQNAWTVGGGITGFFQVGGFKVAKLGYQGTVLPILIAVWVMSHVEKNIRKIVPNVLDIILTPFLTILITGFVSLFIIGPAGRALGTGISFGLGSVLSGAGAVAGLIFGGAYSTIVITGVHHSFHAFEAEMIKNIGGNYLLPIWSMANVAQGGAAMAVFFKTKDKKLKSIALPSGISCFLGITEAAIFGVNLKLIKPFIGAAIGGAVGGAYVVMTKVFMTGVGVTGIPGTAIVSANSMINYIIGMALALGASFVATWVMGFKENN; encoded by the coding sequence ATGGATTATAAGAAAATGGCTCAGGAGATAATTATTGGTATAGGGGGAAGAGAGAATATATCAAGTGCAGCACACTGTGCCACAAGACTAAGACTGGTACTAAATGACGAGACCAATGTAAATAAAGAGAGTATTGAAAAGATAGAGGGTGTAAAAGGAGCTTTTTCTACTGCAGGTCAGTATCAGATAATTCTGGGACAAGGAATTGTAAATAAAGTATATGCAGAGATGACAGGAATGGGAGAGATAAAAGCATCTTCTAAAAGTGAAGCAACCAAAGAAGCTATGAAAAATCTTAATGTTGTTCAAAAGATTGCCAGGACATTATCAAATATATTTGTTCCTGTAATACCGGCAATCGTAGCATCGGGTCTTTTGATGGGACTTTTAGGTATGGGTGCAAGATTCAACTGGTTTGATTCATCGAGTGATATGTTTGCCCTTCTGGACATGTTTTCCAATGCGGCTTTTGTATTTTTACCGGTACTGATTGCATTCTCAGCAGCCAGAGAATTTGAATGCAACCCTTATCTTGCTGCTGCTCTCGGAGGTATTCTGATACATCCGGCACTTCAAAATGCATGGACAGTGGGAGGAGGGATCACAGGATTCTTCCAGGTCGGAGGATTTAAGGTAGCAAAATTAGGTTATCAGGGAACAGTACTGCCTATACTTATAGCTGTATGGGTTATGTCTCATGTGGAGAAAAATATAAGAAAAATAGTTCCCAATGTTCTTGACATTATATTAACTCCATTTTTGACAATTCTGATTACAGGCTTTGTATCACTGTTTATTATAGGCCCTGCTGGCAGAGCACTGGGGACAGGTATATCCTTTGGACTGGGATCGGTTCTGAGCGGAGCCGGGGCAGTTGCGGGACTTATTTTCGGAGGAGCATATTCCACTATAGTTATAACAGGAGTTCACCACTCTTTTCATGCCTTTGAAGCTGAGATGATAAAAAATATAGGCGGAAATTATCTCCTGCCTATCTGGTCTATGGCAAATGTGGCTCAGGGTGGAGCTGCAATGGCTGTATTCTTTAAAACAAAAGATAAAAAACTAAAATCCATAGCACTTCCTTCAGGAATATCGTGCTTCCTAGGGATAACCGAGGCTGCTATCTTTGGTGTAAACTTAAAACTGATTAAGCCATTTATAGGGGCTGCAATCGGAGGAGCTGTAGGAGGAGCCTATGTAGTAATGACGAAAGTCTTCATGACAGGAGTGGGGGTAACAGGTATACCTGGAACAGCCATTGTGTCTGCAAATTCTATGATTAACTATATTATAGGTATGGCTCTTGCCCTTGGAGCATCATTTGTAGCTACATGGGTAATGGGATTCAAAGAAAATAATTAA
- a CDS encoding glucose PTS transporter subunit IIA, producing MGILSKLFGSKKVVEKVVEKKVVEIYSPIDGDVVGLSEVPDEAFACKAIGDGVAIIPSGDMIYSPLDTEDMSIFETNHAVSFESKEGLEVIVHFGVDTVNLKGKGFERIGREGAAKTGDKLVKYDLEYLKTNAKSVKTPVIISNMELVDEIERVTGKVKAGDLLMRVTMK from the coding sequence ATGGGTATTCTGTCAAAGCTTTTTGGAAGTAAAAAAGTTGTTGAAAAGGTAGTGGAAAAAAAAGTAGTGGAAATATATTCTCCGATTGACGGTGATGTTGTGGGTCTTTCAGAAGTCCCGGACGAGGCTTTTGCATGTAAGGCTATAGGAGACGGAGTCGCAATAATTCCTTCAGGAGATATGATATACTCACCGCTGGATACAGAAGATATGAGCATATTTGAAACAAATCACGCAGTGTCTTTTGAGTCAAAAGAGGGCCTTGAGGTAATAGTTCATTTCGGGGTGGACACTGTGAATTTAAAGGGAAAGGGATTTGAAAGAATCGGAAGAGAAGGGGCTGCCAAGACAGGTGATAAACTGGTGAAATATGATCTTGAATATCTAAAAACCAATGCTAAATCTGTAAAAACTCCTGTAATAATATCTAATATGGAGCTTGTAGATGAGATAGAGAGAGTAACCGGGAAAGTAAAGGCAGGAGATCTTCTCATGAGGGTAACAATGAAGTAA
- a CDS encoding LacI family DNA-binding transcriptional regulator — protein sequence MTIKEIARLAEVSTSTVSRVLNDSGYVKQEVRERVEKIIDDTGYLPSDTAKDLKKKNTKLIGVIIPKLSSRTIGLVADGITKVLDENGYSSILANTGLDFKKEIEFIKIFKQKRVDGIIFVATNIAEEHVKLLKKMKIPTVFIGQDSSSHDFSCIIHNDYGATVEMTNYLVKNGHLKIGFIGVDEIDRAVGYQRRRGYEDALKEHGIDVDRNLISIGNFEISSVDASMRKLMKEKPTAILAVTDNLAVGAINYLLKNGYRVPEDVSVVGEGDSGIAEIYNPGLTTIKYQYLESGEESARVLMRILKTDKSEKIVMNYRLVERESASKI from the coding sequence ATGACGATAAAAGAAATTGCAAGATTAGCAGAGGTATCTACTTCTACAGTATCAAGAGTGTTAAATGATTCCGGCTATGTAAAGCAGGAAGTCAGGGAAAGGGTAGAGAAAATAATAGATGATACAGGATACCTTCCCAGTGATACTGCAAAAGATCTGAAGAAAAAAAATACAAAACTTATAGGTGTTATAATACCGAAGCTTAGCTCTAGGACTATAGGTCTTGTGGCAGATGGGATAACAAAGGTTCTTGATGAAAATGGATATAGTTCCATACTGGCAAACACAGGTTTGGATTTCAAAAAAGAGATTGAATTCATAAAGATATTTAAGCAGAAGAGAGTGGACGGTATTATTTTTGTGGCTACTAATATAGCTGAGGAACATGTAAAATTATTGAAAAAGATGAAGATACCTACTGTTTTTATAGGACAGGATTCAAGTAGTCATGATTTTTCCTGCATTATCCACAACGATTATGGTGCTACAGTGGAGATGACAAACTATCTGGTGAAAAACGGACACCTAAAAATAGGTTTTATAGGGGTAGATGAGATAGACAGAGCAGTAGGTTACCAGAGAAGAAGAGGATACGAAGACGCCCTCAAGGAACACGGAATCGATGTAGACAGAAATCTTATTTCCATAGGGAACTTCGAAATTTCATCGGTGGATGCTTCTATGAGAAAACTTATGAAAGAAAAACCTACAGCAATATTAGCAGTTACCGACAACCTGGCTGTAGGTGCTATAAATTATCTCCTGAAAAATGGGTACAGGGTTCCTGAGGACGTTTCTGTAGTAGGAGAGGGAGATTCAGGTATAGCAGAAATTTATAATCCTGGATTGACCACTATAAAATATCAGTATTTAGAATCAGGAGAAGAGTCTGCCAGAGTTTTGATGAGAATTTTAAAAACCGATAAATCAGAAAAAATAGTAATGAATTATAGACTGGTGGAAAGGGAGAGTGCTAGCAAAATATAG